The sequence ATGCAATGAGCACTTTAGGGTTTTCCTTCTTCAATTCTTCTATGGCTTGTTTGAGATGATCATTGTGGGAAGCAGAGAGGTCGTTAAGTCCTTTCAGGCAGTGAAATTTGTCGTAGGCATCGGTATTGTTGGTCTGAAATCCAGTAAGATAGATCGGAAAACAACCTATTGGGACATTTCCAGGGACAACCACGCGTCTAGCGCCATAACCAATAACTCTCTGCAACAGCAGGAATTAACATTAGAAGATGGACCAAGAACTTCTGATGTCATGTAAGGAACCAATTAGCGTACCGTCACGGCATCTTTGATGGCTCGAACAACATCAGGCACCATGTTTTTTACCTCCTCCATGACTTTGCCTTGGAAAAAAGCATAGGTATAGTCATTGACTCCAATCTCTCCGACCATGAAGAGGGAGTTTTTAAGTTTCTCAGCGCAATCTATACGTCAAAGGTTACAGAACAGATGAGAAATTATGCGTAGTCTGAAAGAGATATATTGCACAACGACCAATCAATCACCTTGCTCATTGAaacaaattgaattcaaataagAGAACATCCAGTCAAGTTGTACACTAAGAGAACTATGAGTGGGAGGAAAGATGTTCTTTTTCGATAGAACATCTGCAGGCAAGGCAGTGGAGCTAGCAACTGCAAAATTCACTCCATGGCCGCGAGTGAATGTTCCATTTGGATTCAAGTGAGCATCAAGAAATGGAACACCTGCTGAACTTGCTGCAAAGGGCAAAGGGAATTAATGAAGTGCAAACATCACATAAACAACAGGCAAATCTTTCGATCCTTTCCTTACCGATAAAATCAATCATCAGCCTCCCATTTGAGCATCTACCGGTAGGTTTGTTGAAAAAGGTTTCGCCATAAGGAAACCTAGCATACACAGATGAAGGTTTCTCCTGGATGAAATTGCCAGTGTCCGATATCGAATCACCAAGCTGATAGATTGCATCAAACCCACAAGATTTCAGAGATTTTGCATTCGATGCACAAGGGAGCACTGCTACAAGGAAGAGAAACATAATCAGGACAGAAGCTATAATAATTTTACAGTTAGCCATACTCCAACAACTTATGAAAACAATGCTAGAACAAAAGATGGCTGAGGCAGGATGTGTGAAATCAAAGGTTCATGCATGTGCTATTTATAGTAACCGTAGCTCACAGGATTTGATGTAGAATCCAATCAGTCGCAGGCTGATTTGCTCTGTAAATCCTGAATTTAAATTCTTGTGATGAAAACGAAGAGTTTGGTAATGCAATCTAGACCGGCATGCTAACACTGTCAACGCGCTATCATTTGCTTGTCGTTTTTGCCGGAGGGGTCTTTTGTATATGTTTCCTATTTAGAAGGGTTGGATATTTGCTTATATGGCGGCGCCATTGGAGTTTCTTTTCTAGGTTCTATTTTGTGTGCTTTTCCTTTCCGAAGTACCAAAAAGAAATCATCTGCTTGATTTTTCCTTCCATGAAAGTTATTTGGGCTGCAGTAAGGAAAGAATATATGACTCCAGGAGTATCTACCATTTCGtaacatattcaattaaattaagttattaCCTCAAACAACTAAATAAACtggattcttttttttggacagtgaaactttttttcttatttctttttttagcatttcctcctttttttttttcatttctctgtttgctataattcttcaatatttgtttagttttgaatttatctttatatttttttaaggttttctttctattaaattatcatggttttgaaaaaatattttgatatttgatttgtgcttgattttataaatatttatttttgttattgtatgattaagtaataaataatttttttttttttttttaaaaaagagagttCTTAAACTCAGTAAAGTCCATCACCTGGATCGTGGATTTCATGAGTTAAGTCGCGAGATTCAGAtcgatttaatatgttgttattttaatattaaaaaaaaattcatcttaaatttttgtttttttttttttttgaagttgaatcacgctttttattaattgtttgggtggtttttttttttttactcttattATGTCAAGATAAAtttcacatgatttaatttgaaattcaagCTTGCTAGGGAGTTGGATCAGgagatttcaaaattttatcatctcaaccaaatttaataatagtATCAAATAGTTTGATGTCACTTGGACatcttttatgttaattttttttatttaagcccCATCATAGGGCAACCCTGTAAACTAGCAAGAAACTAGTTGATATATCATATTAAATTGGTATACAAGTTATTTACAAGTAATTCTCTATTGTAATCgaattcaattataatatttattttgaacttaattgataaataagttaaattctattattttgtctaaaaaagatagaatttaattcattttgtttttttatattaatatcatCAACTTGATCTTATTTCTTTaaagttctaaaaaaaaactatggtaaatgaatattttgaaaaaactaattttaacattaaatttcgctgttttagaattataaataaGAGGGGTtggtctttgatttatttttatctattgaattccatttgaaattcaattatTGGCAttcaaaatagttaaaataaaaaaaaaagaaatttcattaaaatctattaattaaattcaattgaataGTCCAAATATGctgataattctttttatttaattttcatatattattattgttgttattactaCTTGCATCATGTCAAACTTTACTTTACGGTGATACCATTGAAGtttctttgatatatcatgttAAATTgatacaatttcttttttgtttttctatactAGCGGTATCAAACTTCATTGTAAGTTTCCTGCTGCCTTGTGCATAGTCATCATCAAAGCAAAACGAAAGAGTGGAATCCCAAGTGATTTTCAAACTGTTTTAGCATCACTTTGAAACTTTTtagatgatattaaaaattagaaaatttctaaaaatattcaGAGTTTCGATTGAAAATTTCTTATGCACTCTCCACCACACGCGAAATTAAAAGGTGAAGAGTTACAATTTCAGTGTTTTTAGCACAATCCCCTAGTCTGTTTCGTCCTAAATGAGAAGTGGGTGACTGAGCTAGACCACTTGTTTGACAAAGCTTTTAGAACTGCAACCCTGATTCATGACAAAGCGAGTTTCATCGCCAGGCTTTAGCACCCTCTACAATGCGTTAATGGGATAAGCAGAGATCAAGTGATAATGGCGATGAACTTGACCTACTCAGACCAATTCTGTAACGCTGTAGTCAATTGATGCTGCGTAGAACAAAATCCACTTCGCTGGTGGCTGATCATAAGAGTTGACTATTGAGAAGCTATAACTGTAGCAAAGAAGAAAGCAGGAAACCAACTACTCCAAAAGAATTTCAATGAAAATCATATCCCGTTTGCCATGCATTCAAATCACTACAGTACTCGGATTTTCGAATACTATGAATAAATTCAGAACAAGCACGTAGTAAAAGATGGATTGAGCAAAACCCAGATTTTCTTAATGGCAGGGTAGGTTCTAAATCTGGCAGTAGCAATATTGCAAAAGCACCAActcaataacaaaattataaaacattaattcaGTAAATGTGCCATCACTTGATCAAACAAGAAAAGATGAAGAGGGAACAATCTAGGCAGCAACATAATCGAGGCTATAAGACCTAAACTTCAGTCTTCTTCCTCTCCCTCATTCTCAGCAATGTTGAAGTATCTCAACTCATAAACATTGCGATCTTTGTTGGACGAAATCACTCGTAGCCAATCCCTAACATTGTGTTTCTTCAAATACTTCTTTGTCAAGTACTTCAGATACCTATTATACAcggaacaaaataaaaaatcatgtgaaaaagGGCACAAAGCCATGATAGTGCTGTTGGCACAGATTGTGACAACTTCGTTTAGAAGTTAggagaaaaaattgaatgatttatGGCAACCTCTACAAGCAAAGCAAATTGAGAAGGAATAGAAACTCAAAAGTCCATGTTCTGGTGAAACAAGCAGGCTTCATGCAAAATCAAATGCTAGTTGTGAAGAACAGAATAGGAATAACTAGCTGACTCAATTAGGGAAATAGAGGATCATCTATCAAACCATCATAGGTTTCTGATGAATGCAAGTTGTGGAATAAGCACCAGAGAAGTCATGTTTGGGTCAAAGAATTCATCCTTATGACAAGAAACAACCTTCTCAATGATGCATTGTTACATATTAAAAGTGAGAGATCTCATACGTTTCAGGGTGTTTAGTTGTCAAGTTTTCCGCTCCACTAAACCGGCCCAGGTCGTGCAATACAACCCTCgtccaaaaaacacacaagcaATCTTatcagagtaaaaaaaaaagcactgtgCTCTGTACTAAACTTGTTCATAAAATAGAATGTGTAGCAAGACAAAACACCTAATCACCATAATCCCCGAATGCCACAACAAGCTGGAACCACCTCCTTTCTCCTAGGAAACTCTAGTTTCACTTCTAGAGTACCTAAGACTTCTTCTGCTATAAAAAAAGCCATCCCCACTATTTCCGACCATTTATATGATTAACATCCAACAGAATCAAATCAACTAGACAACAAAGAAACCATTCACTAAAactagaaacaacaaaacagtAACAGTACCAAACGGTCCCTGATCGATTAAAGAAAGCAACAAATCCCATAATTCTGGAATCACAAAAAGTACTGCTAACAACTTAATATCATCTCAAGCAAACCAGGAAACccaaaaataacaaatacaGCAAAACAACAAAAGGGTTTACCTTTTGGAGAAGTTACTGTCAGAAGTGACAGTAATCTTGCTCTTTTCACGTGTAACAGTAACGGTGTCACCGAGAGCACCAGCTTTGCCTCCAACTTTGATCCTCTCTTGAAGAAACTTCTCCAATGACGCAATGTCCATAATCTTGTCCTCCACTGGCTTTGTACAATCTACCGTGAAGGTTacacctttcttcttccctttggCTCCTGATGCTGTTGCCTTACTCATCTTTGATCAATCTCTAACATCAAAATCACgagataaacaaaaacaaaagcataagtaaaaaaaaaaaagtatgcttTTTTGCTAATGTAAGAGAAGAATAAAATGTAGAGAGAATTACCGGTGGCGACtgtggaggaaaagagaagaggCGGCGACtgtgagaagaagagaaagagaggctAGGGTTTGGCTTATAAGGGGtcgcatttttttattttaactctaAAGTCTAAGCTGCGGTTTAGTCCTTGTAATTTGTTAGACATTCCATTTCGGTACTTGATGTTTAGGTATCTCAATGTTGGCTTTTTGTTATTATGGGTTAACCATTTTAGCCGCctcctatatttttatttatgagttTTCAGTTttgtaataatagttattttttaaaatatattaaaataatattttagtatgattttttaaaatttatttttaatattaatgtattaaaataattagaaaatatataatttaaaataaaaaaatatttttgcacccaaaaacaaacaatgtttTTGTGCCTTGAACTATGATAACTTTGTATATTTGTCAAATCTGATAAAATAACCGACGGGAAACATGGCTTGGAAATCATAAATGGatcaattcataaattattaggttaattatttttattaaaataataatattttgttttttttccttgattgtTGGCCTGATTTAAACCAATTTTGATTTCGTTAATTTAATTACTTAGAAACTTGTCaggtcaaataatttttttcaaatcaatgaatttaatcaaattaatatcttGTCTAGCATAACTAGAAACCCTTCTTACATCAAACTAAAAAGACAAGATAGAAAAGCAGATACGTACCCAATTGCAGGCCATGATtagattatattataatatattatatattaattaagtataaaaataaaagagatggtTTTTTCATTGTTTACAAGCATTGTTTATTCTCTTTGATGTTATTGTGGAtggattgtataaaaaaatttagtatttttaatttaattctcagttattatttttagtaatctagttctaattaaaaattaattaattttgatcattcataaaaggatgtaattgaaatacaaggaaccaaaattaaaaaggcGTCAAACATTAATAGTGTGTTATaagttttacaaaatatataatttggtctttgaactttaaaaataatataaattatataatttcgataccttaatattttttaaatttaattttggtataaaaatttatttttgttattttaatttttttttaatttttccactgTAATGGGTCTTGTAGCAATgataaatctataattttttgctttttatacttgatatttttatcattttgcactttgTCTATGCAtcaccatttttcttttctcatcttcatttttttaatatttttttagttttttatttctttacacttttttttaaatatatatattttatttacgcttataatatttatcactctaTACTTAACTTAtttctaccattttttttttatcttcattattttgtaatttttaattttttttttcttttcgcaCCTTctgttttcataaattttttatacaaagactaagaaaataatattttaatatagcaATTATAACATCATCCCATTTCTatactatgttaaaaataaactcGAGATGTTACATgtgtttattaatatatatgatttttactatatattattatatctgTCGCACGTCGAAAAATCCTCGCGcacgcggcatcggctggcgatttgtCTCTCATTGTTGtattgcttgaattggttcgttaggagtcgccacctagtatttaattgaggttactaggaaaccctggTGGACTGGTTAtggtcagagattcacgggtaagggactgattgtggttagggaaggtgttagcacccctaacgcaccctacctgaggtaagctgctccgtggacttgatgtgttaaagaagttttaaaaattttgtcttttcattggaatttagaaatacaacttccgTACAAGTTTGTACTTCTACACCtttgatccgatcaaaatattaaatccttctttGTTCTTTGCTGTCTCATCATAAAagattcataaacaaaatacacgCACCACATTCAAGCTTCATGAgcttgatgtaatttttaaaatagaattttagccCACTTCTAAGGCTACGATACATCAGTTATTAAttcccagaatatatgtagaaacatgttcttacattttcatggaaaatacaacatgattttatccaTCCTTAGAATTTGTGCATGTTCAAATTAAAcagttaattctttttgtcttttttttattatttttataattcaatataataaataataataataaaaaacacacacacacatctccTCCTTTTATTATGCTGACTCACCCACAATTGCATGTCCACAATTACATGTTTAcaacataacaaagaaaaaaaataatcaaataaatcaaaacacaacAATGCCCAAATATACACAGCAACATTTGAAAATTCCAAAATAGCTTCGGGAACAGTGCTGGGGAATTCTGGGCATCTTCTGTGATCGTTGTACACTGGTGGCGCGTCCTCCCACGCGCCG is a genomic window of Populus alba chromosome 5, ASM523922v2, whole genome shotgun sequence containing:
- the LOC118047720 gene encoding GDSL esterase/lipase At5g03980; translation: MANCKIIIASVLIMFLFLVAVLPCASNAKSLKSCGFDAIYQLGDSISDTGNFIQEKPSSVYARFPYGETFFNKPTGRCSNGRLMIDFIASSAGVPFLDAHLNPNGTFTRGHGVNFAVASSTALPADVLSKKNIFPPTHSSLSVQLDWMFSYLNSICFNEQDCAEKLKNSLFMVGEIGVNDYTYAFFQGKVMEEVKNMVPDVVRAIKDAVTRVIGYGARRVVVPGNVPIGCFPIYLTGFQTNNTDAYDKFHCLKGLNDLSASHNDHLKQAIEELKKENPKVLIAYADYYNAFQWILTRAPNLGFEAKSVQKACCGTGGDYGFNALKMCGTPGVPVCPEPDRYISWDGVQLTEKAYQYMALWIIDDILPKLQCPA
- the LOC118047721 gene encoding large ribosomal subunit protein eL22z, producing MSKATASGAKGKKKGVTFTVDCTKPVEDKIMDIASLEKFLQERIKVGGKAGALGDTVTVTREKSKITVTSDSNFSKRYLKYLTKKYLKKHNVRDWLRVISSNKDRNVYELRYFNIAENEGEEED